A section of the candidate division WOR-3 bacterium genome encodes:
- a CDS encoding uracil-DNA glycosylase: MKKKDDIKRDQNSKDDPCRWYNVCPMKRFFEKGKLEAKWIKSYCKGNWRNCVRFRMEEKGEYHPDSMLPDGSTDENLR, encoded by the coding sequence ATGAAAAAAAAGGATGATATCAAACGGGATCAAAATTCAAAGGACGACCCTTGCAGATGGTATAATGTGTGTCCAATGAAGAGATTTTTCGAAAAAGGAAAACTTGAAGCCAAGTGGATAAAATCGTATTGCAAAGGGAACTGGCGGAACTGCGTCCGTTTTCGCATGGAAGAAAAGGGAGAATACCACCCTGACTCGATGCTTCCGGACGGCAGTACAGACGAAAATTTAAGATAA